One stretch of Cervus canadensis isolate Bull #8, Minnesota chromosome 5, ASM1932006v1, whole genome shotgun sequence DNA includes these proteins:
- the CCDC121 gene encoding coiled-coil domain-containing protein 121: MRLEPNKTKSNPTQPASKGRAKGRDVHLFLSVVIRMGAQLGTPSGKWRHWEDGWKRPTKELLTVVGQGLGRSKLWIPGGQDDQGPQGPPGTPGTPGTTRYSRATLVKKVRFPVSPRGAGNRASGEPAVRAVPSAEDVRRLRTARQGTLTGCETQSCWATPRSAEPSSEKLGITPVMTRYFRVLPAPKSSSRSLVVSRKGQNRDIGEKQSADEFVKLAEDTSNSLQPDVNFIHTFLKPEKLTKVEKRFKGRAVMEMMKLDKEIKETQIRLEPLVVETRQLLEEKDHIQKENQFFQEYLTKQTEESRQRTEKLWNYYLQQSVKIEQRKQELTSKYANKNSALKRELLEKENTLSNLNKQLEAMRDISVIKEKQDREIEKLQQEIKKTHVKTAAKKQAMLVQFFQDKALLEAQLSELEARESGKKLTKELKSKNQALEKAAKQHVSEFHSNINRQHQQLQKELPELVQKCHQLEGTHSQLKKKQQLLQQEHWYVECLRRGRQQLQERRNRCPNGQGSPKATRNPALGTKSKVHPK; the protein is encoded by the exons ATGAGACTAGAACCGAACAAAACCAAATCGAATCCAACCCAACCGGCCAGTAAGGGCAGGGCCAAGGGGCGAGACGTGCACCTTTTTCTGTCCGTTGTGATCCGGATGGGGGCCCAACTAGGGACCCCGTCAGGGAAGTGGAGGCACTGGGAGGACGGCTGGAAAAGGCCAACCAAAGAGCTGCTCACGGTCGTCGGGCAGGGCCTGGGAAGGTCAAAGCTCTGGATCCCGGGCGGGCAGGACGATCAGGGACCCCAGGGTCCACCAGGGACCCCGGGGACCCCAGGGACGACCAGGTATTCCCGCGCTACGTTAGTGAAGAAAGTGCGTTTTCCTGTCAGCCCCCGGGGAGCGGGGAACCGAGCCTCTGGAGAACCGGCCGTCAGAGCTGTTCCGTCAGCCGAGGATGTTAGGCGGCTTAGGACTGCACGACAGGGAACCCTGACGGGATGCGAGACCCAGAGTTGCTGGGCCACGCCGAGATCCGCAGAGCCTAGTTCAGAGAAACTGGGGATAACCCCCGTAATGACACGCTATTTCCGAGTGTTGCCAGCCCCCAAAAGTAGCTCTCGCTCCCTGGTGGTCTCCCGAAAGGGACAGAACCGTGACATCGGGGAAAAACAGTCGGCTGACGAGTTTGTCAA GTTGGCTGAGGACACCAGTAACTCCCTTCAACCAGATGTTAATTTCATACATACTTTTCTCAAGCCAGAGAAACTAACAAAGGTCGAGAAAAGGTTTAAGGGAAGAGCAGTAATGGAAATGATGAAGCTGGACAAGGAAATCAAAGAAACTCAAATTCGGCTAGAACCCTTAGTGGTGGAAACCCGGCAGCTACTGGAGGAAAAAGATCACATACAGAAGGAAAACCAGTTCTTTCAGGAATACCTGACCAAGCAAACGGAGGAGTCTAGACAGAGAACCGAGAAGCTGTGGAACTACTATCTACAACAAAGCGTGAAGATtgaacaaagaaaacaagaattaaCCTCCAAATATGCGAACAAAAATTCAGCGCTTAAAAGAGagctcttggagaaggaaaacacCCTATCCAATTTGAATAAGCAGTTGGAGGCAATGAGGGACATTTCAGTGATAAAGGAAAAACAGGACAGAGAAATTGAGAAACTTCAGCAGGAGATAAAGAAGACCCACGTTAAGACAGCTGCAAAGAAACAGGCGATGCTCGTCCAGTTCTTCCAGGACAAAGCATTACTGGAGGCACAGCTGAGTGAGCTAGAGGCAAGGGAGTCGGGAAAGAAGTTAACAAAGGAGCTGAAAAGCAAGAAccaggcattggagaaggcagCAAAGCAGCACGTTTCCGAGTTCCACAGTAACATCAACAGACAGCACCAACAGTTACAGAAGGAACTGCCGGAGTTAGTTCAGAAATGCCATCAGTTGGAGGGTACTCACAgccaattaaaaaagaagcagcagctgctgcaaCAGGAGCACTGGTACGTGGAGTGCTTAAGGCGAGGGAGGCAACAGCTGCAAGAAAGGCGTAATCGGTGCCCAAATGGACAGGGTTCTCCGAAGGCCACAAGGAACCCTGCCCTAGGCACCAAATCAAAGGTGCATCCAAAGTAA